In Candidatus Hydrogenedens sp., the following are encoded in one genomic region:
- the metF gene encoding methylenetetrahydrofolate reductase [NAD(P)H]: MDLVSLYKKGKPIVSFEFFPPKTWQGIAELYEHFHELMKCNPGYITCTYGAGGNTPLDKAQKRTLEVLRWVRGDYPNIPVVSHLTCVNATQADLRNYLYKVKELSASGIVALRGDAPDKKQMFVPPPNGFRYAVELVRLIKSEFSEFNILVGGYPEKHPEAPSLEEDIQHLKEKVDAGGEIILTQLFYNNEDFYRFRDLCEKIGIDVPIVPGILPVTNLAQVKRITSLCGAKLTPVLLERLEKHEKDEEGQFSVGVYYATRQVEDLIQQGVPGVHFYVLNKSRAAAHICRALTL, encoded by the coding sequence ATGGATTTAGTTTCGCTTTATAAAAAGGGCAAGCCTATAGTTTCGTTTGAATTTTTCCCGCCAAAGACATGGCAGGGCATTGCAGAATTATATGAGCATTTTCATGAATTGATGAAATGCAATCCTGGTTATATAACTTGCACATACGGGGCGGGTGGAAATACACCCCTTGATAAGGCTCAGAAGCGAACCTTGGAAGTGTTGCGCTGGGTAAGGGGGGACTATCCGAATATCCCTGTGGTTTCTCATCTGACCTGTGTGAACGCAACTCAGGCAGATTTGCGAAATTACCTATATAAAGTTAAGGAATTATCTGCTTCAGGAATTGTGGCTTTGCGTGGAGATGCTCCCGACAAAAAACAGATGTTTGTTCCACCTCCCAATGGTTTTCGATATGCAGTCGAACTGGTGCGATTGATTAAATCCGAATTTTCGGAGTTTAATATCCTCGTTGGGGGATACCCAGAAAAACATCCGGAGGCTCCAAGTTTAGAGGAAGATATCCAGCACTTAAAAGAAAAAGTAGATGCAGGTGGCGAAATTATTCTTACACAATTGTTTTACAACAACGAGGATTTTTATCGCTTTCGTGATTTGTGTGAAAAAATTGGAATAGATGTGCCGATTGTTCCTGGTATATTGCCTGTTACCAATCTGGCACAGGTAAAAAGGATTACATCTTTGTGTGGTGCGAAACTTACACCGGTCTTGCTGGAGCGATTGGAAAAACATGAAAAAGATGAAGAGGGTCAATTTTCCGTAGGCGTCTATTATGCCACTCGACAGGTGGAAGATTTAATTCAACAGGGCGTACCGGGCGTCCATTTTTATGTATTAAATAAATCACGGGCAGCGGCGCATATTTGTCGTGCCCTTACCTTGTAA
- a CDS encoding uroporphyrinogen decarboxylase family protein produces MLFLDTVKSSEKILCAPFASFPGTALTNSTVKENLNNGELQATSIIALQKICDFDVVFPMMDLTVEAEAMGACINWEIDELPAVTGKTIIDANDVKSLPIPEIGEGNRLGVFVETCKKLKIEFSDKWVWGYILGPFSIAGRLMGMTEISIALKLEPELVHQVLEKVTALIEKYAYALLDTGIDGLVILEPASGMLDENDANEFSNNYIKRIVNLIKDKGKIPVLHNCGRILHLVESLCATGIQALHVGSVTEPYDIYPRVPENIVLMGNLNPTEIFLRGTPEKVCEATINLLTQMAVYNRFVISSGCDIPPGTPIENLKAFKDAVISIKRSINSNQQKVILK; encoded by the coding sequence ATGCTATTTTTAGACACTGTAAAAAGTTCCGAAAAAATATTATGCGCTCCCTTTGCAAGTTTTCCCGGTACGGCACTAACTAACTCCACAGTAAAAGAAAACCTCAATAACGGTGAATTACAGGCAACAAGTATCATCGCTCTGCAAAAGATTTGTGATTTTGATGTTGTTTTTCCCATGATGGATTTGACTGTGGAAGCAGAGGCAATGGGAGCCTGTATTAATTGGGAGATTGACGAACTCCCCGCTGTAACTGGAAAAACAATCATAGATGCCAATGATGTGAAAAGTTTGCCCATTCCTGAAATTGGGGAGGGAAACAGATTGGGTGTTTTTGTAGAAACATGCAAAAAACTGAAAATAGAATTTTCGGATAAATGGGTTTGGGGGTATATTCTTGGTCCTTTTTCTATTGCAGGTCGTTTGATGGGAATGACAGAGATTTCTATTGCCTTAAAACTGGAGCCCGAACTTGTTCATCAAGTATTGGAAAAAGTAACGGCCCTGATAGAGAAATATGCCTATGCACTACTGGATACAGGAATTGATGGATTGGTAATACTTGAACCGGCATCAGGGATGTTGGACGAAAACGATGCAAATGAATTTTCCAATAATTATATAAAGAGAATAGTCAACTTAATTAAAGACAAAGGAAAAATCCCAGTTTTACATAATTGTGGAAGAATTCTTCATCTTGTTGAGAGCCTTTGTGCCACAGGGATACAGGCGTTGCATGTAGGTTCGGTAACGGAACCTTATGATATTTATCCACGCGTCCCCGAAAATATTGTTTTAATGGGAAATTTAAACCCGACAGAAATATTCTTACGAGGCACACCTGAAAAAGTTTGTGAAGCAACTATAAATTTGCTCACACAGATGGCCGTATATAACCGATTTGTAATATCTTCCGGATGTGATATTCCACCGGGGACACCCATAGAAAATTTGAAAGCGTTTAAAGATGCGGTAATCTCCATAAAGCGTTCTATTAATAGCAACCAACAAAAGGTAATATTAAAATGA